From a single Granulicella aggregans genomic region:
- a CDS encoding ABC transporter permease produces the protein MATTAVTYSMEAVGRERTLAVYGKETKYEFLHLLRAKSFSLAVIGFPLMFYVLFGLSNKHVVDNGVNVTKAMLGGYACFGLIGAALFGIGVGLASELNYGWLELKRASPMPVMAYLFAKCASAMVFGILIVSILSAVGVAFGGVTLTSIELVKMLGVTVAGSVSFASLGLLLALLMPANAAPGLVNLIYLPMSYLSGLWMPIKYMPHWLQHMAPLMPMYHLAQLMLSVYGYQEPNSSLALHWNALIGFTLVMLGLFWLDFQRKERNA, from the coding sequence ATGGCAACGACAGCAGTCACCTATTCGATGGAAGCGGTTGGACGCGAGCGTACGCTTGCGGTCTATGGCAAAGAGACGAAGTACGAGTTCCTGCACCTGCTACGTGCGAAGTCGTTTTCGCTCGCGGTCATCGGGTTTCCCCTGATGTTCTATGTACTCTTCGGATTGTCGAACAAGCATGTCGTCGACAACGGCGTGAACGTCACCAAGGCGATGTTGGGCGGATACGCCTGCTTCGGCCTGATCGGCGCTGCGCTCTTCGGCATCGGCGTGGGGCTGGCCTCGGAGCTGAACTACGGCTGGCTGGAGTTGAAGCGCGCAAGCCCCATGCCCGTGATGGCGTATCTCTTCGCGAAGTGCGCTTCGGCGATGGTCTTCGGCATCCTCATCGTCAGCATCCTCAGTGCGGTTGGCGTCGCGTTCGGCGGAGTCACGCTTACGAGCATCGAACTGGTAAAGATGCTGGGCGTGACAGTTGCGGGCTCGGTCAGCTTCGCAAGCCTCGGCCTTCTGCTGGCGCTGCTGATGCCCGCAAACGCAGCGCCTGGACTCGTAAACCTGATCTATCTGCCAATGTCCTACCTCAGCGGCCTTTGGATGCCGATCAAATACATGCCGCACTGGCTGCAGCACATGGCTCCGCTGATGCCGATGTATCATCTCGCCCAACTGATGCTGAGTGTCTATGGCTACCAGGAACCGAACTCGTCATTGGCCCTCCACTGGAACGCGCTGATCGGGTTTACGCTGGTGATGCTGGGGCTCTTCTGGCTGGACTTCCAGCGCAAGGAACGCAACGCTTAG
- a CDS encoding S9 family peptidase, translating to MNLHLKIGYALSVATIVTASGVAQQPRVYTAADYAQAEKFLSYNVNPLAWRGVVNPHWMADGRFWYRAVDEQETTFRIVDPAKKTNTVAFDSAKLAAALNVASPKLKADAARLKPAELVFSDSDHKLRVAIGSSNFDCALAEAYTCTALDKPSTTKQPPMNLSPDKTKGAFIRDWNLWVRDIASGRETQLTTDGVKDFGYATDNAGWKQSDAAILLWSPDSKKIATFQQDQRKDGEMYLVSVTNGHPVLKTWKSPLVGDVNVTMIERVLIDLDTKKIVRLKMPPDQHRGTVCDDITCRGGNNTWEDVEWSPDMKHLAFVSTSRDHKQEWLRVADAATGEVREVMQETAPKFFESGDGMVNWHYLPGSNEVLWFSERDNWGQLYLYDLTTGKLKNQITHGDGNVTQVLHVDEKNRVIYFLGVGKEAGRDPYFVHLYSVRFDGSEQKLLTPEDANHEIAFSPKFDFFTDIASTPVTPATTVVRTLSGAVAMQVAKQDISALTAAGWVPPVPITVKARDGKTDLYGFMFKPTSFDATKKYPIINNVYPGPQTGSCGSRSFQAAHRDNQALAELGFIVVCIDGMGTNLRSKSFHEAYYGNLGDNTIPDQVAGMKELAAKYAWIDIDRAGMYGHSGGGNATAAAMLHYPDFFKVGIAESGNHDQRDYEDDWAEKWAGLLVKNADGTTNYDSQANQYIAKNLKGHLLLAHGTMDDNVPPNNTLVLVDALIKANKDFDLLMIPNAAHGYGAASQYMTRRRWDYFVRYLAGGVPPLEYEMKPYAASMAVINSGPSNDEDATE from the coding sequence GTGAATCTGCATTTGAAGATTGGCTACGCTCTGTCGGTTGCCACGATCGTGACTGCATCGGGAGTGGCGCAGCAGCCGCGTGTCTACACCGCGGCGGACTACGCGCAGGCGGAGAAGTTTCTTTCGTACAACGTGAATCCGCTGGCTTGGAGGGGCGTTGTGAATCCGCACTGGATGGCCGATGGCCGGTTCTGGTACCGCGCTGTCGATGAGCAGGAGACTACGTTCCGTATCGTCGATCCGGCGAAGAAGACGAACACGGTGGCGTTCGATAGTGCTAAGTTGGCTGCGGCTCTGAACGTGGCTTCGCCGAAGCTGAAGGCGGACGCTGCCCGGTTGAAGCCTGCCGAGCTTGTGTTCTCGGATTCTGACCATAAGCTCCGCGTTGCGATCGGCTCAAGCAACTTCGATTGTGCTCTTGCCGAGGCCTATACCTGTACGGCGCTCGACAAGCCGTCGACGACAAAGCAGCCGCCGATGAACCTCTCGCCGGATAAGACAAAGGGCGCTTTTATCCGCGACTGGAACCTGTGGGTGCGGGACATCGCGAGCGGAAGGGAGACGCAGCTAACGACCGATGGAGTGAAGGACTTCGGCTATGCGACCGACAATGCGGGCTGGAAGCAGAGTGATGCTGCGATCCTGCTGTGGTCGCCTGACTCGAAGAAGATCGCTACGTTTCAGCAGGACCAGCGGAAAGATGGCGAGATGTACTTGGTCTCTGTGACCAATGGGCATCCGGTGTTGAAGACCTGGAAGTCACCGCTGGTGGGCGATGTGAATGTGACGATGATTGAGCGCGTCCTCATCGACCTCGACACGAAGAAGATTGTGCGGCTGAAGATGCCGCCGGACCAGCATCGCGGTACGGTTTGCGACGACATCACCTGCAGAGGAGGCAACAACACCTGGGAGGATGTGGAGTGGTCGCCAGATATGAAGCACCTGGCGTTCGTATCCACGTCGCGCGACCACAAGCAGGAGTGGCTTCGCGTTGCCGACGCCGCCACGGGCGAGGTTCGCGAGGTGATGCAGGAGACCGCGCCGAAGTTCTTCGAGAGCGGCGATGGCATGGTGAACTGGCACTATCTGCCGGGGTCGAACGAGGTGTTGTGGTTCAGCGAGCGCGACAACTGGGGCCAGCTCTACCTCTACGATTTGACTACCGGCAAGCTGAAGAACCAGATCACGCATGGTGATGGCAACGTGACGCAGGTGCTGCATGTGGATGAGAAGAACCGCGTGATCTACTTCCTCGGCGTGGGTAAGGAGGCGGGGCGTGATCCTTACTTCGTACATCTTTACAGCGTGCGATTCGATGGCAGCGAGCAAAAGTTGCTGACGCCGGAGGATGCGAACCATGAGATTGCGTTCTCACCGAAGTTCGACTTCTTTACCGATATCGCTTCAACGCCGGTGACGCCTGCGACGACAGTGGTGCGGACGTTGTCTGGCGCAGTGGCTATGCAGGTTGCGAAGCAGGACATCTCTGCGCTGACGGCTGCGGGATGGGTGCCGCCGGTGCCGATCACGGTGAAGGCGCGGGACGGCAAGACCGACCTTTACGGCTTTATGTTCAAGCCGACCAGCTTCGATGCGACGAAGAAGTATCCCATCATCAACAACGTGTATCCGGGGCCGCAGACGGGCTCTTGCGGATCAAGGAGCTTCCAGGCTGCGCATCGTGACAACCAGGCGCTTGCGGAGCTTGGGTTCATCGTGGTGTGCATCGATGGCATGGGGACGAATCTACGATCGAAGAGCTTCCATGAGGCGTACTACGGGAATCTCGGCGACAATACGATTCCAGACCAGGTTGCGGGGATGAAGGAGCTGGCGGCGAAGTATGCGTGGATCGATATCGACCGCGCGGGGATGTATGGGCACTCGGGCGGAGGCAATGCAACTGCGGCGGCGATGTTGCACTATCCGGACTTCTTCAAGGTGGGGATTGCGGAGAGCGGCAATCACGATCAGCGCGACTACGAAGATGACTGGGCGGAGAAGTGGGCGGGGCTGCTGGTGAAGAACGCCGATGGCACGACCAACTATGACTCGCAGGCGAACCAGTACATCGCGAAGAACCTGAAGGGGCATCTGCTGCTGGCGCATGGGACGATGGATGACAACGTTCCGCCGAACAATACGCTGGTGTTGGTCGATGCGCTGATCAAGGCGAACAAGGACTTTGATCTGCTGATGATTCCGAATGCGGCGCATGGATATGGTGCAGCTTCGCAGTATATGACGCGGCGTAGATGGGACTACTTTGTGCGTTATCTGGCGGGGGGTGTTCCGCCGCTGGAGTACGAGATGAAGCCTTATGCTGCGTCCATGGCGGTGATTAACTCTGGGCCTTCGAATGATGAAGATGCTACGGAGTAG
- the dnaG gene encoding DNA primase, with product MADNFAQTVKQQADIVKIVGDYVKLRKTGAQNYTGLCPFHKEKTGSFSVNAAHNYFYCFGCHEKGDVFTFVMKLENVSFPEAVRAVATKCGIPLPKREFNSPEEARDAGIRRQLIDLHEAATQYFEAQLKSPEAARAREYLTGRGVTPETIAKFRIGYAPDDFNHMRETMRKHFAEDVLRASGLFSAKEQEDGTQGTMYARFRKRITFPIANEQGKTIAFTARALEDVDDKGRPIAKYMNSPETPLYTKGQVLFNLDKAKAPMRELDFALLVEGQMDCISVYMAGVKNVLATSGTAFTEMQIRLLSRFTKRVVVNFDPDAAGSNAAEKSIAMLTEEEFDVRVVTLEGGLDPDRYVREHGVQEYMAALRGAKRHSDYLIDRARQQFPARTADAKVKAMNFLLPHIRRMPNRIQRDEFAADAAQKLGIDSALLRQELKQAAAARLESVPQFRQEPISENEKILLRALVLGEDDPARQLASEQLSMHPEWFAELPMADILESLSQAPAPENPLDAAPTNESRAQLAVALQHTHGEKEPPLLDQVRDALEALDTRRMQRRQRELRSQIAEADRRGDSAMLDQFMMEKMAIDKKLRER from the coding sequence GTGGCAGATAACTTCGCACAGACCGTAAAGCAGCAGGCAGACATCGTCAAGATCGTCGGCGACTACGTGAAGCTCCGCAAGACCGGCGCGCAGAACTACACCGGCCTCTGCCCCTTTCACAAGGAAAAGACCGGCTCCTTCTCCGTCAACGCCGCGCACAACTACTTCTACTGCTTCGGCTGCCACGAAAAGGGCGATGTCTTCACCTTCGTCATGAAGCTCGAAAACGTCAGCTTCCCCGAAGCCGTCCGCGCCGTCGCCACCAAGTGCGGCATCCCCCTGCCCAAGCGCGAGTTCAACTCGCCAGAAGAGGCCCGCGACGCCGGCATCCGACGCCAGTTGATCGACCTCCACGAGGCCGCTACCCAGTACTTCGAAGCGCAACTCAAATCCCCCGAAGCCGCCCGCGCCCGCGAGTACCTCACCGGCCGCGGCGTCACCCCGGAGACCATCGCCAAGTTCCGCATCGGCTACGCCCCCGACGACTTCAACCACATGCGCGAGACCATGCGAAAGCACTTCGCGGAAGACGTCCTCCGCGCCAGCGGGCTGTTTTCGGCCAAAGAACAGGAAGATGGAACTCAGGGCACCATGTACGCTCGCTTCCGCAAGCGCATCACATTCCCCATCGCCAACGAGCAGGGCAAGACCATCGCCTTCACCGCCCGCGCCCTCGAAGACGTCGACGATAAGGGCCGCCCCATCGCCAAGTACATGAACTCGCCCGAGACTCCGCTCTATACGAAAGGGCAAGTCCTCTTCAATCTCGACAAGGCGAAGGCTCCCATGCGCGAACTCGACTTCGCCCTCCTCGTTGAAGGCCAGATGGACTGCATCTCCGTCTACATGGCCGGCGTGAAGAACGTCCTCGCGACTTCCGGGACGGCGTTTACCGAGATGCAGATTCGCCTCCTTAGCCGCTTTACGAAACGGGTGGTGGTGAACTTCGACCCCGACGCCGCCGGCTCGAACGCCGCCGAAAAGTCCATCGCCATGCTCACCGAAGAAGAGTTCGATGTCCGCGTCGTCACCCTCGAAGGCGGCCTCGACCCCGACCGCTACGTCCGCGAGCACGGCGTGCAGGAGTACATGGCCGCCCTGCGCGGAGCCAAGCGCCACTCCGACTACCTCATCGACCGCGCCCGTCAGCAGTTTCCTGCTCGCACCGCCGACGCCAAGGTAAAGGCGATGAACTTCCTTCTCCCGCACATCCGCCGCATGCCCAACCGTATCCAGCGCGACGAGTTCGCCGCCGACGCCGCCCAGAAGCTCGGCATCGACTCCGCGTTGCTCCGCCAGGAACTGAAGCAAGCCGCCGCCGCACGCCTCGAAAGCGTCCCTCAATTCCGCCAGGAACCCATCAGCGAGAACGAAAAGATCCTCCTACGCGCCCTCGTACTCGGCGAAGACGACCCGGCCCGTCAGCTAGCCTCCGAACAACTCTCGATGCACCCGGAGTGGTTCGCAGAACTCCCCATGGCCGACATCCTCGAATCGCTCTCGCAGGCCCCGGCCCCCGAAAATCCGCTGGACGCCGCTCCGACAAACGAGTCCCGCGCGCAGTTAGCCGTAGCCCTCCAGCACACTCACGGAGAAAAGGAACCCCCACTTCTCGACCAGGTCCGCGACGCCCTCGAAGCCCTCGACACCCGCCGCATGCAGCGCCGCCAGCGCGAACTTCGCTCCCAGATCGCCGAAGCCGACCGCCGCGGCGACAGCGCCATGCTCGATCAGTTCATGATGGAGAAGATGGCCATCGACAAGAAGCTGCGGGAGCGCTAA
- a CDS encoding lipopolysaccharide biosynthesis protein has protein sequence MDSNTTKRLALGFLSNWVSKLASTVIQLIQVPVFLHFWTVPLYGEWMIVTSIPAYLSFSNIGFGNVAGNEMTMLVAGEDRNAALRVFQSCWWLIAIVCGATILLLSGALYLFPVAHLLKLSAMSESDTKWIIFYLGVSVLLGQLEQLLQSAYRCIGRYPYGSFIKSVFSLIAFLAMIVPVAMGAGARTTALVFALANIAGTILLAIMVRRDIPWIRYGWSHARFSEIKRLTRPAFAFMGFPIGNALNLQGTLMAVGYALGPTDVVIFGTARTVSRVALQMIQMVNNTFWPEMSIAFGQKDAALTRTLHRRACQMALILAATVVLGMLTVGPWFLSHWTGGHVPPSRGLLSILLLVVVFYSLWSTSSTLLQAINQHERLAAVYTFATAITCGICYLAARRWGLYGAAASLLVSEAVMNLYVLPASLKIANDHFGDFLASMTHWPKSLNWEAMASRLRRSKPELES, from the coding sequence ATGGATAGCAACACCACCAAGCGCCTGGCCCTCGGCTTCCTCTCGAACTGGGTCAGCAAGCTCGCGTCCACCGTCATCCAGCTCATCCAGGTCCCCGTCTTCCTGCACTTCTGGACGGTCCCGCTCTACGGCGAGTGGATGATCGTCACCTCCATCCCCGCCTACCTCAGCTTCAGCAACATCGGCTTCGGCAACGTCGCCGGCAACGAGATGACCATGCTCGTAGCCGGTGAAGACCGCAACGCCGCCCTGCGCGTCTTCCAAAGCTGCTGGTGGCTCATCGCGATCGTCTGCGGAGCGACCATCCTCCTGCTCAGCGGAGCCCTCTATCTCTTTCCCGTCGCCCACCTGCTGAAGCTCTCCGCGATGTCCGAGTCCGACACCAAGTGGATCATCTTCTATCTCGGCGTCTCCGTCCTCCTCGGCCAGCTTGAACAGCTTCTCCAGTCCGCCTACCGCTGCATCGGCCGCTACCCTTACGGATCCTTCATCAAGAGCGTCTTCTCGCTTATCGCCTTCCTCGCCATGATCGTTCCCGTCGCCATGGGAGCCGGGGCCCGGACCACCGCCCTCGTCTTCGCCCTCGCCAACATCGCCGGAACCATCCTCCTCGCTATCATGGTCCGCCGCGACATCCCTTGGATCCGCTACGGCTGGTCGCACGCCCGCTTCTCCGAGATCAAACGCCTCACCCGCCCCGCCTTCGCCTTTATGGGCTTCCCCATCGGAAACGCCCTCAATCTGCAAGGGACGTTGATGGCTGTCGGCTACGCCCTCGGCCCCACCGACGTCGTCATCTTCGGCACCGCCCGCACCGTCTCCCGCGTCGCCCTCCAGATGATCCAGATGGTCAACAACACCTTCTGGCCGGAGATGTCGATCGCCTTCGGCCAGAAGGACGCCGCCCTCACCCGCACCCTCCACCGGAGAGCCTGCCAGATGGCCCTCATCCTCGCCGCAACGGTCGTTCTCGGCATGTTGACGGTCGGCCCCTGGTTCCTGAGCCACTGGACCGGCGGCCACGTCCCCCCCAGCCGAGGCCTCCTCAGCATCCTCCTCCTCGTCGTCGTCTTCTACTCCCTCTGGTCGACCAGCTCCACCCTCCTCCAGGCCATCAACCAGCACGAGCGCCTCGCCGCCGTCTACACCTTCGCCACCGCCATCACTTGCGGGATCTGCTACTTAGCCGCCCGCCGCTGGGGCCTCTACGGCGCAGCGGCGTCCCTCCTAGTCTCCGAAGCCGTCATGAATCTCTACGTCCTCCCCGCCTCGCTCAAAATCGCCAATGACCACTTCGGAGACTTCCTCGCCAGCATGACCCACTGGCCAAAGTCGCTGAACTGGGAGGCGATGGCAAGCAGGCTCCGCCGCTCCAAGCCGGAGCTGGAAAGCTAG
- a CDS encoding outer membrane beta-barrel protein, protein MSRWLGTFVLCSVLSLAGFARAQTDVSASVYGAFTGTTDGNGVTQSPSNAAGVLFEVRHIKNPLVGFEATYAYNRANQSYTTDNVISCGLPCGNAGSKLSTHIPADAHEITADWVASFKLLNLRPFVLAGGGLLLNVPSTSASTGGNTTVPTQTQTKGVLVYGGGVDYGVLPHLGLRFQYRGNVYKAAQLTTAFSSSGQFVHTAEPMIGAYFRF, encoded by the coding sequence ATGAGCAGGTGGCTGGGGACGTTCGTGCTTTGCAGCGTTTTATCTTTGGCTGGTTTCGCGAGGGCCCAGACTGACGTGTCCGCCAGCGTCTATGGGGCGTTCACGGGGACGACCGACGGCAATGGAGTCACGCAGAGCCCGTCAAACGCGGCCGGTGTGCTGTTTGAGGTGCGGCATATCAAGAACCCGCTTGTGGGGTTTGAGGCAACATATGCCTACAACCGCGCAAATCAGAGCTACACCACCGACAACGTTATATCGTGCGGATTGCCGTGTGGAAACGCTGGGTCCAAGCTCTCCACCCACATACCCGCGGACGCGCACGAGATCACGGCGGACTGGGTGGCATCGTTCAAGTTGCTGAATTTGCGACCGTTTGTGTTGGCCGGGGGAGGGTTGCTGCTGAACGTGCCGAGTACCTCGGCATCCACGGGTGGGAATACAACGGTTCCCACGCAAACGCAGACCAAAGGCGTCTTGGTATACGGAGGCGGCGTGGATTATGGGGTACTCCCGCACCTTGGCTTGAGATTCCAGTATCGCGGGAACGTTTATAAGGCTGCCCAGTTGACGACGGCGTTTTCGTCGTCGGGGCAGTTCGTCCATACGGCTGAGCCGATGATCGGGGCCTATTTCAGGTTCTGA
- a CDS encoding sensor histidine kinase — protein sequence MSWTAITQDKTSQDRGWRRFLPPLSRPSPSIYIWLAYSIFFFFEPIYRHNLRYWLQNLAIYAFFLFLYVCLDVIEVASINLAILGTFVILGMATLPFNAGGSTFFLYASSILPFVLPNSRLVAILIALDFVLLVGEGYLIGNNALNYVIPAFFLVVGGVSNMWMARQRWMNTKLTMAQEEIQQLAAVAERERIARDLHDVLGHTLSVIVLKAELAGRLIDRDPERAAREIADVESTARTALAEVRETIGGYRARGLAAELAAARRTLESAGVALACETVPDAESNLRATEETVLSLAIREAVTNIVRHAEATKCLMRFEQTTDGFHALLVEDDGAHSVRHEGNGLRGMRERVQALGGRFNIQSDHGTRLLIELPVTVPAAVEKEA from the coding sequence ATGAGCTGGACAGCGATCACACAGGACAAAACGTCACAGGACCGAGGGTGGCGCAGATTCCTGCCGCCACTCTCTCGCCCTTCGCCCAGCATCTACATATGGCTCGCCTACTCCATCTTCTTTTTCTTTGAGCCCATCTATCGCCACAACCTCCGCTACTGGCTCCAGAACCTCGCCATCTACGCGTTCTTTCTCTTCCTCTATGTCTGCCTCGACGTCATCGAAGTCGCCTCCATCAATCTCGCCATCCTCGGCACCTTCGTCATTCTCGGCATGGCCACCCTGCCGTTCAATGCCGGCGGATCGACCTTCTTCCTCTACGCCTCCTCCATCCTGCCCTTTGTGCTTCCGAACAGCCGCCTGGTCGCGATCCTGATCGCCCTTGACTTCGTGCTGCTTGTAGGCGAGGGATACCTGATCGGCAACAATGCTCTGAACTACGTCATCCCCGCGTTCTTCCTCGTCGTGGGCGGCGTATCGAACATGTGGATGGCGCGCCAGAGATGGATGAACACCAAATTGACCATGGCGCAGGAGGAGATTCAGCAACTCGCCGCGGTCGCCGAACGTGAACGCATCGCCCGCGACCTGCACGATGTCCTCGGCCACACGCTCTCGGTGATCGTCTTGAAGGCAGAGCTTGCGGGAAGGCTGATAGATCGTGATCCCGAGCGCGCCGCAAGAGAGATCGCCGATGTCGAAAGCACCGCCCGCACCGCGCTCGCCGAGGTCCGCGAGACCATCGGCGGCTACCGCGCCCGTGGCCTCGCAGCGGAGCTTGCCGCCGCCAGGCGCACCCTCGAATCAGCAGGCGTAGCGCTGGCCTGCGAAACCGTACCCGACGCCGAAAGCAACCTGCGCGCGACCGAAGAGACCGTCCTCTCGCTCGCCATTCGCGAAGCCGTCACCAACATCGTGCGCCATGCCGAAGCGACCAAGTGCCTGATGCGTTTCGAGCAGACCACCGACGGCTTCCACGCCCTTCTGGTCGAAGACGATGGAGCCCACAGCGTAAGGCATGAAGGTAACGGCCTGCGTGGAATGAGAGAGCGCGTGCAGGCGTTAGGAGGTAGGTTCAACATCCAAAGCGACCACGGCACCCGCCTGCTCATCGAACTGCCCGTAACGGTCCCTGCCGCCGTCGAGAAGGAGGCCTGA
- a CDS encoding DUF4142 domain-containing protein → MLILSLAAATLAYGQDAASDNDKAFVAKVSQGGRYEVEASQIALTKAVAQDVKDLANTEVHDHELVNRKLKAISAEKHVPIAPALNAEFSAKLAHLRTLSGAEFDSAYLSEMAVIHDKDEKLFAQEAGDGGAAAYKAFAAETDLIVKRHIGALHGTDK, encoded by the coding sequence TTGCTGATACTTTCACTGGCTGCCGCAACGCTCGCGTATGGGCAGGATGCGGCCTCCGACAACGACAAGGCGTTTGTGGCCAAGGTCTCGCAGGGCGGGCGGTATGAGGTGGAGGCCAGCCAGATCGCGCTGACCAAGGCGGTTGCGCAGGACGTGAAAGACCTGGCGAATACCGAGGTCCACGACCATGAGCTGGTGAACCGGAAGCTGAAGGCGATCTCGGCGGAGAAACATGTTCCGATCGCGCCTGCGCTGAATGCGGAGTTTTCGGCTAAGCTCGCTCACCTTCGCACGCTATCCGGCGCGGAGTTCGATTCGGCGTACCTGAGCGAGATGGCGGTTATTCATGACAAGGATGAGAAGCTCTTCGCGCAGGAGGCCGGAGACGGCGGGGCTGCCGCGTACAAGGCCTTTGCGGCGGAGACGGACCTGATCGTCAAGCGGCATATTGGAGCGCTTCACGGTACGGACAAGTAG
- a CDS encoding response regulator transcription factor: protein MANTIRVVIAEDQAMVLGALAALLEMEEDLRVMACAANGREALDAVIKLKPDILVTDIEMPIMTGLELAKELQSNHPATKTVILTTFARPGYLRRALDSGARAYLLKDRPAKELAEAVRKVHRGQRVVDPALATEAWGAEMDPLSERERQILQRAGDGKTSTEIAGELRLSDGTVRNYLSEAIAKLGAANRVDAARIARSKGWL from the coding sequence ATGGCAAACACAATTCGCGTAGTAATCGCCGAAGATCAGGCGATGGTCCTCGGCGCGCTCGCCGCTCTGCTCGAGATGGAAGAAGATCTCCGCGTCATGGCCTGCGCCGCAAACGGTCGCGAAGCGCTCGATGCTGTCATCAAGCTCAAGCCCGACATCCTCGTCACCGACATCGAGATGCCCATCATGACCGGCCTCGAGCTCGCCAAAGAGCTGCAGTCAAACCACCCCGCCACGAAGACCGTCATCCTCACCACCTTCGCGCGGCCCGGATATCTACGCCGCGCTCTCGACTCCGGAGCCCGCGCCTATCTCCTCAAAGACCGTCCCGCCAAAGAACTCGCCGAGGCCGTCCGCAAGGTCCATCGCGGCCAGCGCGTCGTGGACCCAGCCCTCGCCACCGAAGCCTGGGGAGCGGAGATGGATCCACTCTCCGAACGCGAGCGCCAGATCCTCCAGCGCGCCGGCGACGGCAAGACCAGCACCGAGATCGCAGGCGAACTCCGCCTCTCCGACGGCACCGTGAGGAACTATCTCTCCGAAGCAATCGCCAAGCTCGGCGCAGCCAATCGCGTCGACGCCGCAAGAATCGCCCGCTCCAAAGGCTGGCTCTAA
- a CDS encoding RNA methyltransferase, with the protein MLSSEHLARVAVVLVRARNPKNIGAVARAMHDFGFSDLRIVNEFVMPLEGARSAVDASSVLHAARTYATVAEAVADCVVVAGTTAVGERVLEHPLFAIHDAAPKLTGALEQDDSKVAILFGSEKTGLSNEELSHCNWLTTIPMFQHAESRHLSMNLGQAVAVCLYELVRARPLVRSPESADAASSAEQERVLGLLGEVLEAADYIRHHPARSAPADLRRLVLRMKMSRIDAPVWMGMLRQILWKLRN; encoded by the coding sequence ATGCTAAGCAGCGAACATCTTGCGCGGGTAGCCGTGGTGCTGGTGCGGGCGCGGAACCCGAAGAATATCGGCGCCGTTGCGCGGGCGATGCACGACTTCGGGTTCTCGGATCTGCGGATTGTGAATGAGTTTGTGATGCCGCTTGAGGGGGCACGGTCGGCGGTGGATGCGTCGTCCGTGCTGCATGCGGCGAGGACCTATGCGACAGTGGCCGAAGCGGTCGCGGACTGCGTGGTGGTTGCGGGGACGACGGCGGTGGGTGAGCGGGTGCTGGAGCATCCACTGTTTGCGATCCATGACGCTGCGCCGAAGCTGACTGGGGCTCTTGAGCAGGACGATTCTAAGGTCGCAATCCTGTTTGGTTCGGAGAAGACGGGGCTATCCAACGAAGAGTTGAGCCACTGCAACTGGCTGACGACGATTCCAATGTTCCAGCATGCCGAGTCGCGGCATCTCTCGATGAACCTTGGGCAGGCGGTGGCGGTGTGCCTCTATGAGCTGGTGAGGGCACGTCCGCTGGTTCGGTCTCCGGAGAGTGCTGATGCTGCTTCAAGCGCAGAGCAGGAGCGGGTGCTGGGGCTTCTTGGCGAGGTGTTGGAGGCTGCAGATTACATACGGCATCATCCGGCGCGGAGCGCGCCTGCGGACCTTCGGCGACTGGTTCTGCGGATGAAGATGAGTCGCATCGACGCGCCAGTGTGGATGGGGATGCTGCGGCAGATTTTGTGGAAGCTGAGAAACTGA
- a CDS encoding AbrB/MazE/SpoVT family DNA-binding domain-containing protein, with product MAVVVKVQQIGEDLAIILPEEVLAHLKASAGNTLGFVMTPNGLLLTAYDAHFAEQMAAMNHVMDENREVLRKLAE from the coding sequence ATGGCGGTCGTTGTGAAAGTTCAGCAGATTGGCGAAGATCTAGCCATCATTTTGCCGGAGGAAGTCCTCGCCCATCTGAAAGCAAGCGCAGGCAATACCCTGGGATTCGTCATGACGCCGAACGGTCTACTTCTAACGGCCTATGACGCTCATTTTGCCGAGCAGATGGCAGCGATGAATCACGTCATGGATGAAAATCGAGAGGTTCTTCGTAAGCTGGCTGAGTAG